The Enterobacter mori genomic interval GCGTTCGGCACGGGCAATGCGTTCTTTGGTAACTTCGACTGGGTGATGCTGAAAAATATCGAGCTGACTGCGCTGATGGGCAGCTTCTATCAGTACATCCACGTTGCTTTCCAGGGATCGTTTGCCTGCATCACCGTCGGGCTGATTGTGGGTGCGCTCGCTGAGCGTATTCGTTTCTCTGCTGTCCTGATCTTCGTGGTGGTCTGGCTGACGCTCTCCTATGTGCCTATCGCGCATATGGTATGGGGCGGTGGTCTGCTGGCGAGCCATGGTGCGCTGGACTTTGCGGGCGGTACCGTTGTACACATCAACGCCGCCGTCGCGGGCCTGGTGGGTGCCTACCTGATTGGCAAACGTGTGGGCTTCGGGAAAGAAGCGTTCAAGCCGCATAACCTGCCGATGGTGTTTACCGGTACGGCTATCCTCTACTTTGGCTGGTTTGGCTTCAACGCAGGCTCTGCAAGTGCCGCTAACGAAATCGCCGCGCTGGCCTTCGTGAACACCGTTGTCGCAACGGCGGGTGCAATCCTCTCCTGGGTGTTTGGCGAGTGGGCCGTTCGCGGTAAACCGTCTCTGCTGGGTGCCTGTTCGGGTGCTATTGCCGGTCTGGTCGGTATCACGCCAGCCTGTGGTTACGTGGGTGTAGGTGGTGCGCTGCTGGTGGGTTTGGTTGCAGGCCTTGCGGGTCTGTGGGGCGTTACCGCTCTGAAACGTGTTCTGCGCGTTGACGACCCTTGCGATGTGTTTGGTGTCCACGGCGTCTGCGGCATCGTCGGCTGTATCATGACCGGGATCTTTGCCGCAAAATCACTGGGCGGCGTGGGTTATGCAGAAGGCGTCACCATGGTTCACCAGGTGCTGGTACAGTTGGAAAGTATTGCTATCACCGTGGTGTGGTCTGCTGTCATGGCCTTTATTGGCTATAAGCTGGCGGACATGACTGTCGGCCTGCGCGTACCGGAAGAGCAGGAACGCGAAGGTCTGGACGTCAACAGCCACGGCGAGAATGCGTATAATGCTTGAGTAGCGTACATTGCCCGGTGGCGCTGCGCTTACCGGGCCTACGACTGCGCTTGTGTAGGCCGGGTCAGGCGGAGCCGCCACCCGGCTTTTTTACCTCAACCGCGATTACGCATAACCCCTTCCTGCACCGTTGACGCCACCAGCACCCCATCCTGGGTATAAAACTCCCCGCGAACAAACCCGCGAGCGCTGGATGCTGAGGTGCTTTCCACGCTATAGAGCAGCCACTCATTCATGTTGAATGGACGGTGGAACCACATCGAGTGGTCGATGGTGGCGACCTGCATCCCTTTTTCCAGGAACCCTACGCCGTGCGGCTGCAGCGCAACCGGCAGGAAGTTAAAGTCAGACGCATAGCCCAGCAGGTACTGATGAACGCGGAGATCTTCCGGCATTGTGCCGTTGGCACGCATCCAAACCTGACGTTTTGGTTCTGCAGTGTGGCCTTTCATCGGGTTATGGAATTCGACCGGGCGGATCTCAAGCGGTTTATCGCAGAGGAACTTCTCCTTTACCTGCGGCGGAAGCAGATGCGCCAGCGCACGGGCGATATCGGTTTCTGATTTGAGATCGTCAGGCGAGGGGGCTGGCGGCATCACTTTTTGATGCTCATAGCCCGGTTCAGGTGCCTGGAAAGAGGCGGTCATGTAAAAGATCGGTTTGCCATGTTGAATGGCCGCCACGCGGCGGGCACTAAAACTGTTGCCATCTCTCAGCACTTCAACGTCATAGACAATGGGTTTTGCGCTATCGCCAGGGCGCAGGAAGTAACTGTGAAAGGAGTGCACCAGACGGTCTGTCGGGACGGTTTCCTTGGCTGCGTACAGCGCTTGTCCCACGACTTGCCCACCGAAGACCTGGCGTAAACCCAAATCTTCGCTCTGTCCGCGAAAGAGTCCTTCCTCAATTTTTTCCAGATTCAGTAATGTCAGCAGATTGTTCAGTGCCTGACTCATAGTCGTCCTCAATAAACGCCGTGGCAAAAGATACGCAGAGTATAACGCAGAAATGAAAGTGGTCCGATGGGTAGATTAGTCTGAATATAGGGGAAAATTCAGGCGTTAATCATTGATTTGTGCCACACTTGAATACGTTATGTGAATGAAACGACATCGGATGGGATCGATCCCGCTGGTGCATTGATGATAAGGAGACTTCAATGAAACTCGTGCCAATGCTAAGTGGTATAGCTATTGCGGTGGCATTGTCCGCCTGTGCAGGTAAGAGCGCTCAGGTGCCGGTGCCAGCAGCTGATCCGAACGGGATTAATACACTTTCACAGCAGTCAATTCAGCAGCCAAATGTGTCCGGTACAATCTGGATCAAGCAAAGAGTGGCTCTGCCGCCGGATGCGGTATTAACGGTAACGCTGTCTGATGCTTCACTGGCTGATGCACCGTCGAAAGTGCTGGCGCAGCGTGCGGTTCGAACCGAGGGTAAACAGGCGCCATTTAGCTTCGTACTGCCTTACAATCCAGCAGATGTGCAGCCAAATGCGCGTATCCTGCTGAGTGCGGCGGTAACGATCAACGATAAACTGGTGTTTATTACCGACACGGTGCACGAAGCGATCAACAACGGTGGAACAAAAGTTGACCTGAATCTGGTCCCGGTGCAGCAAACGGAAGTTCCGCTTGCGCCTCAGACTAACCAGCCGGCTGTTGCAACGCCGCCTACGCAGCTGTAATTCCTGCCTTTACCCTCTCCTGCGGGAGAGGGTTCAGTACACCCAACGGTATTTCTGCAAATCGATCTGTCCCGAGCCTGACACCTGCACACCTTCTGACAATAACGCCTGGCGCTGGCGCTGCAAATCCGGTCCGGTTAACGAGATGGCACCGTGACGATTCACCACACGATGCCACGGCAAAGAGCTTCCTTCCGGGAGCCGCTTCAGAACGCCACCCACCTGACGTGCCGCTCGCGGAGAGCCTGCAAGGCGCGCTACCTCACCGTAGGTGGTGACAACCCCTTCCGGGATGGAGGCCACGATTTGCCATACGCGCTGCGGAAAAGAGTCATGTTCGTCCATTGATCACTCCAGTGGGTCTTATTGAAGTGTGATGGTAAACGAAGATGAAGGCGATTGCCGCTTAAGTTTGCGCAATAAACCAGCATCCAGATGCCCATGGCTTGCAATTGACGGGCGGCCTAGGGATAATGCGCCAGCGCGTTGGTTAACAACGCTCTCAATGGGGGCTCTGTTGGTTCTCCCGCAACGCTACTCTGTTCACCAGGTCAGGTCCGGAAGGAAGCAGCCAGGGCAGACGACGTGTGTGCCGGGATGTAGCTGGCAGGGCCCCCACCCATTTTCCCCTCCGAAAATCTTTTGCTTTAGATACCCTTGCTCTCAGACTATTAATCCTTATAGATAAAGTGGTTTTTATTAGCCCGGAAATATATCTTTCATTTAACTGAAATAATATTGTCATAAACCTGTAATAATAGACTGTCATTTTATTATCGGGTGTCTTTTTCCCGTCATAAGCAAAAAATATATATCTGGATTAGAGAGTTAACTTCGTGTATTAAATTAAACACGGTTTCCGAAGGGAAGTGACAATTATGGCTACTGCGGTTTTAAATGTTAAAATTGATGAAGCGCTAAAAGAAAGACTTCGCCACTACGCCGAAGTTAATAATGAGAATTTAAGCGTGACCACAGAGAAACTGCTGCTGCTGGCGTTTGAAGCAGTAGAAGAGGCGGGAGTATCGGAAGAGGATATTGATAATCAGCATACGGAAGAAGAGAGCGTTTCTCCATTTACTCCTAAAGAAATCAAGGCACTACGTAAACTTCTGAAGAAGAGAAAATGAAACAACAACTGTCGACCGCCCATGACTACAAAGAGGCCTGCGATCTGTTGCGTTCAGGCTACGTCAAACATGTACGTCTTGGCTGGAATGTAGGAAGTGATGAGTTCTTTCGTATTGCGTCTGACTGGTGTGATACCGGCGCAAAAATAAAGAAAGAGGGTGAAGATTTTGTTATTTCACTGAAAGGCTTCCCGATTCCTCCTCAGCATTAATTCCTGACCGATGAAAACAGCTGACTGCCTGCATGACAGTCAGCTGTTTTTATTATTTACGAAAAATCTTTACACCAGACTCCGTTTAATCGAGGGCGTGGTTTTGTTCAGGGCGAGCCACAACGGCTTGATTCTCAATAACGCTTGCTCGAGTTCTTCCGGGTCAAGCGAGAAAGGCATACGCAAATAGCGATCAAATGCCCCTGAAAGACCGAACCGCGTGCCGGTTCCCATGTTGATCCCAATCGTCTCAGCCCGTGCGGCAAGCTGCGTTGCCAACATTCCCGGCAGTTCAATCCAGTATGAAAGCCCGCCTTCGGCTTCATGGAAGGTCCAGTCCGGGAAATGCTCGCTCAGGAGTTCCCCGCATTTGTTCCGTCGTTCCACCAGCATTTTCCGACGAGCGGGCAAAAATGTGTCGCTGTTTTCGATAAGCCACAGCGTTGCCAGCTGTTCCAGCAGAGGGGAACCGAGATCCAGCGTATCGCGCGCCTGAGCGAGCGACGCGATGGTGCGTGAAGAGGCGCGGATCCAGCCTAGGCGCAGTCCACCCCAGAAGCTTTTCCCGGCAGAGCCCAGCGTAATCACCGCAGCGCCAGGATTAAACGATGCCAGAGGGCGCGGCGGCGGCGCATCAAACCAAAGATCGAGCATGGTTTCGTCCACGACCAGCGTGGTACGAGTCTGCGCGGCGATGTCGGTGATCGTCTGACGCGTTGCGGCGTCCATACAGCGACCCGTCGGATTATGAAAATCCGGCATCAGGTAGGCCAGGCGCGGAGCCGTTTGGGCAAGCGTTGCCGCGAAACCGTCGGTATCCCAGCCGCTTTCAGGCAGT includes:
- the amtB gene encoding ammonium transporter AmtB, with product MKIATLKMGLGSLALLPGLALAAPAVADKADNAFMMISTALVLFMTIPGIALFYGGLIRGKNVLSMLTQVAVTFALVCVLWVVYGYSLAFGTGNAFFGNFDWVMLKNIELTALMGSFYQYIHVAFQGSFACITVGLIVGALAERIRFSAVLIFVVVWLTLSYVPIAHMVWGGGLLASHGALDFAGGTVVHINAAVAGLVGAYLIGKRVGFGKEAFKPHNLPMVFTGTAILYFGWFGFNAGSASAANEIAALAFVNTVVATAGAILSWVFGEWAVRGKPSLLGACSGAIAGLVGITPACGYVGVGGALLVGLVAGLAGLWGVTALKRVLRVDDPCDVFGVHGVCGIVGCIMTGIFAAKSLGGVGYAEGVTMVHQVLVQLESIAITVVWSAVMAFIGYKLADMTVGLRVPEEQEREGLDVNSHGENAYNA
- the tesB gene encoding acyl-CoA thioesterase II — translated: MSQALNNLLTLLNLEKIEEGLFRGQSEDLGLRQVFGGQVVGQALYAAKETVPTDRLVHSFHSYFLRPGDSAKPIVYDVEVLRDGNSFSARRVAAIQHGKPIFYMTASFQAPEPGYEHQKVMPPAPSPDDLKSETDIARALAHLLPPQVKEKFLCDKPLEIRPVEFHNPMKGHTAEPKRQVWMRANGTMPEDLRVHQYLLGYASDFNFLPVALQPHGVGFLEKGMQVATIDHSMWFHRPFNMNEWLLYSVESTSASSARGFVRGEFYTQDGVLVASTVQEGVMRNRG
- a CDS encoding YbaY family lipoprotein; the protein is MKLVPMLSGIAIAVALSACAGKSAQVPVPAADPNGINTLSQQSIQQPNVSGTIWIKQRVALPPDAVLTVTLSDASLADAPSKVLAQRAVRTEGKQAPFSFVLPYNPADVQPNARILLSAAVTINDKLVFITDTVHEAINNGGTKVDLNLVPVQQTEVPLAPQTNQPAVATPPTQL
- a CDS encoding MGMT family protein, with product MDEHDSFPQRVWQIVASIPEGVVTTYGEVARLAGSPRAARQVGGVLKRLPEGSSLPWHRVVNRHGAISLTGPDLQRQRQALLSEGVQVSGSGQIDLQKYRWVY
- the yczR gene encoding MocR-like transcription factor YczR — protein: MSSRRFGSQSLARLLGHWQQSSSRMPLWRQLADALRLLILDGRLALNTRLPGERELASTLNVSRTTVGSALAHLREEGYLESRHGSGSRVILPDTRAVPTLSAASAALDLSTAALNAGPEIHQAYTHALTAITQHLALTGYDQLGLPALREAIAARYTARGLPTRADEVMVVNGAVSGFALVLRMMTGPGDRVVVDHPTYPLAIAAIQGALCRPVGVSLPESGWDTDGFAATLAQTAPRLAYLMPDFHNPTGRCMDAATRQTITDIAAQTRTTLVVDETMLDLWFDAPPPRPLASFNPGAAVITLGSAGKSFWGGLRLGWIRASSRTIASLAQARDTLDLGSPLLEQLATLWLIENSDTFLPARRKMLVERRNKCGELLSEHFPDWTFHEAEGGLSYWIELPGMLATQLAARAETIGINMGTGTRFGLSGAFDRYLRMPFSLDPEELEQALLRIKPLWLALNKTTPSIKRSLV